From Cannabis sativa cultivar Pink pepper isolate KNU-18-1 chromosome 8, ASM2916894v1, whole genome shotgun sequence, a single genomic window includes:
- the LOC115699599 gene encoding peroxidase 31 — MAASLLHLITIILVTSLALPSSQAQSRSTKLYPNYYRRTCPRFEQIIQDTVTNKQISSPSTAAASLRLFFHDCLLNGCDASILISSTPFNTAERDADINLSLPGDAFDVVVRAKTALELACPNTVSCADILAVATRDLVTMLGGPHYNVLLGRRDGRVSRASDVDGHLPRTTDSMSRIIQLFESRGFSVQEMVALSGAHTIGFSHCKEFSSGIYNYSKTASTDPQYNPRFASGLQKACADYKKNPTLSVFNDIMTPNKFDNMYYQNIQKGLGLLKTDHGLHSDPRTRPFVDLYGKNQERFFQDFVRAMEKLSILGVKTGSKDGDIRRRCDQFN, encoded by the coding sequence ATGGCGGCTTCACTGCTCCACCTTATCACCATCATTCTCGTTACTTCTTTAGCTCTTCCAAGCTCGCAAGCTCAGTCCAGGTCCACCAAGCTATACCCAAACTACTACCGAAGAACCTGCCCTAGATTCGAGCAAATCATCCAAGACACAGTCACCAACAAACAGATCTCCAGTCCATCCACTGCCGCTGCCTCTCTCCGGCTCTTCTTCCACGATTGCCTCCTCAACGGTTGCGACGCCTCCATTCTCATTTCATCTACGCCCTTCAATACCGCCGAGCGCGACGCCGATATCAATCTCTCTCTTCCCGGTGATGCATTCGACGTTGTCGTTCGGGCCAAGACCGCACTCGAGCTAGCTTGCCCTAACACCGTCTCTTGCGCTGATATCCTCGCCGTTGCGACACGTGACCTCGTTACTATGCTCGGCGGGCCTCATTACAACGTTCTCCTCGGCCGAAGAGACGGTCGTGTATCTAGGGCTTCCGATGTTGATGGTCACCTCCCTCGAACGACCGATTCGATGTCGCGAATCATTCAATTGTTTGAATCCCGAGGTTTCTCTGTACAGGAAATGGTGGCATTGAGCGGTGCTCATACGATTGGGTTTTCGCATTGCAAAGAATTTAGTAGTGGGATCTACAACTACAGCAAAACTGCGTCGACTGATCCCCAATACAACCCTAGATTCGCTTCTGGGTTGCAAAAAGCTTGTGCCGATTACAAGAAGAACCCTACTCTCTCTGTATTCAACGATATTATGACCCCAAACAAGTTCGACAACATGTATTACCAGAACATACAAAAGGGACTAGGGCTTCTGAAAACGGATCACGGACTCCACAGTGATCCAAGAACAAGGCCTTTCGTTGATTTGTACGGGAAAAACCAAGAAAGGTTTTTTCAGGATTTTGTTCGAGCAATGGAGAAGCTTAGCATTCTTGGAGTGAAGACCGGAAGTAAAGACGGAGATATTAGGCGAAGGTGTGATCAATTCAATTAA